One window of the Sparus aurata chromosome 7, fSpaAur1.1, whole genome shotgun sequence genome contains the following:
- the angptl7 gene encoding angiopoietin-related protein 7, protein MAKVNLSIVALVVTVLLLAETWAQNPRKRMAPPKPPKAQCCDEVRSLKVQVANLTSILEELSRKQETDLMSIVRQIMELDKQNRQQEARVTEAESKYSEINNRVEIMQLQTLQSAATQTSTDAIYDCSSLYSKNYRISGEYKLPKDDFLGTPELNVFCDMDTNGGGWTLIQRRKIGLTSFNRDWKQYKNGFGSIRGDFWLGNEHIFRLTRQPSTLRIEMEDWEGQTRYAEYGFFTVGNELNSYKLFLANYSGNAGDSLRYHNNTNFSTIDKDNDKCVDDCAARRRGGYWYNCCTDSNLNGVFYRYGEHTKSSDGITWYGWHGSNYSLKKVEMKVRPMGFQP, encoded by the exons ATGGCAAAGGTAAATTTGAGCATAGTGGCTTTGGTGGTCACAGTGCTGCTTTTGGCAGAGACATGGGCCCAGAATCCCAGAAAGAGAATGGCCCCTCCGAAGCCTCCCAAGGCTCAGTGTTGCGATGAGGTGCGCTCCCTCAAGGTCCAGGTGGCAAATCTGACCAGCATCCTCGAGGAGCTGAGCCGCAAGCAGGAGACAGACTTGATGAGCATCGTGAGGCAAATAATGGAGCTGGACAAGCAGAACCGGCAGCAAGAAGCCAGGGTGACGGAGGCAGAGAGCAAGTACTCAGAGATCAACAACCGTGTGGAGATCATGCAGCTTCAAACTCTACAGTCTGCTGCTACTCAGACTtcaacag atGCCATATACGACTGTTCATCCCTCTACAGCAAGAACTACAGGATCTCTGGCGAGTACAAACTGCCCAAAGATGACTTTCTCGGTACACCTGAGCTGAAT GTTTTCTGCGATATGGACACAAATGGAGGTGGTTGGACTCTGATCCAGAGGCGCAAGATCGGCCTGACTTCGTTCAATCGTGACTGGAAGCAGTACAAGAATGGATTCGGATCCATCCGCGGAGACTTCTGGCTGGGCAATGAGCACATCTTCCGTTTAACAAGGCAGCCCAGTACGCTCAGGATCGAGATGGAG GACTGGGAAGGACAGACACGCTATGCTGAGTATGGCTTTTTCACTGTGGGTAATGAGCTCAACAGCTACAAGCTCTTCCTCGCCAACTACAGTGGGAACGCTGGAGACTCCCTGCGCTACCACAACAACACCAACTTCAGCACCATCGACAAGGACAATGACAAATGTGTGGATGACTGTGCTGCGCGTCGCAGAG GTGGTTATTGGTACAACTGCTGCACTGATTCAAACTTGAATGGTGTTTTCTACCGCTATGGTGAGCACACGAAGAGCTCGGATGGGATCACCTGGTATGGCTGGCACGGATCCAACTACTCTCTCAAGAAAGTTGAAATGAAGGTCCGGCCCATGGGTTTTCAACCATAA